In Archangium violaceum, the following are encoded in one genomic region:
- the argJ gene encoding bifunctional glutamate N-acetyltransferase/amino-acid acetyltransferase ArgJ → MPSTHLTFSSAEAHRDWLEGQSALPRGFRVGRTRLEFMPAEVAKPAKMNLTLIVLDEPTPAFAAMFTKNAFPGAPVLIGRERLKEPTLGAVVVNNKVSNVCAPGGVEASERLCAAVAGQLGLSASQVLPCSTGVIGWRLPVDAMVEAVPQAVSTLAAGSVMPAAEGIMTTDLYAKVRRARVGNGSIVGIAKGAGMIEPNLATMLVFLMTDVDVPREDLRTAMRSVVARTFGCISVDSDTSTSDTVALLSSRQVPCPSLREFEAALEQVCADLAEDVVRNGEGVHHVMRVRVSGAPSEEVARGIGKSVVNSPLFQCAVNGNDPNVGRLVAAIGKYVGAHHPEVDLSGCTLRMGGRVIFERGTFRLDNEAEKALVAHMKGAELYASVPPADGLTFRPPVTFPPHERSVEIDVELGTGPASGTVLGSDRSHEYISENADYRS, encoded by the coding sequence ATGCCCAGCACGCACCTGACCTTCTCCTCCGCCGAGGCCCACCGCGACTGGCTGGAGGGCCAGTCCGCCCTGCCCCGAGGCTTCCGCGTCGGGCGCACGCGCCTGGAGTTCATGCCCGCCGAGGTGGCGAAGCCGGCGAAGATGAACCTCACCCTCATCGTGCTCGACGAGCCGACCCCGGCGTTCGCGGCGATGTTCACGAAGAACGCCTTCCCGGGAGCGCCGGTGCTCATCGGTCGCGAGCGGCTGAAGGAGCCCACGCTGGGCGCGGTGGTGGTGAACAACAAGGTGAGCAACGTGTGCGCGCCCGGAGGCGTCGAGGCCTCCGAGCGGCTGTGCGCGGCGGTGGCCGGGCAGCTGGGGCTGAGCGCCTCGCAGGTGCTGCCGTGCTCGACGGGCGTCATCGGCTGGCGGCTGCCTGTGGACGCGATGGTGGAGGCGGTGCCCCAGGCGGTGTCCACGCTGGCGGCCGGCTCGGTGATGCCCGCCGCCGAGGGCATCATGACGACCGACCTGTACGCCAAGGTCCGCCGGGCCCGGGTGGGCAACGGGAGCATCGTGGGCATCGCCAAGGGCGCGGGGATGATCGAACCCAACCTGGCCACCATGCTCGTCTTCCTGATGACGGACGTGGACGTGCCGCGCGAGGACCTGCGCACGGCGATGCGCTCGGTGGTCGCGAGGACGTTCGGCTGCATCAGCGTGGACAGCGACACGAGCACCTCGGACACGGTGGCGCTGCTGTCCTCGAGGCAGGTGCCCTGCCCGAGCCTCCGGGAGTTCGAGGCGGCGCTGGAGCAGGTGTGCGCGGACCTGGCCGAGGACGTGGTGCGCAACGGCGAGGGTGTGCACCACGTCATGCGCGTGAGGGTGAGCGGAGCCCCGAGCGAGGAGGTGGCGCGGGGCATCGGCAAGTCGGTGGTGAACTCGCCGCTGTTCCAGTGCGCGGTGAACGGGAACGACCCGAACGTGGGCCGGCTGGTGGCGGCCATCGGCAAGTACGTGGGGGCGCACCACCCCGAGGTGGACCTGTCGGGCTGCACGCTGCGCATGGGCGGCCGGGTCATCTTCGAGCGAGGCACCTTCCGCCTGGACAACGAGGCGGAGAAGGCGCTGGTGGCCCACATGAAGGGCGCGGAGCTGTACGCCAGCGTCCCGCCCGCGGACGGGCTCACCTTCCGCCCGCCGGTGACGTTCCCGCCGCACGAGCGCTCCGTGGAGATCGACGTGGAGCTGGGCACCGGCCCGGCCAGCGGCACGGTGCTCGGCTCGGACCGCAGCCACGAGTACATCAGCGAGAACGCGGACTACCGCAGCTGA
- a CDS encoding AAA family ATPase, with protein MNQPMYFAELTVENVRCFSSRQVLDLRDGNGRLAQWTVILGDNGVGKTTLLQCLYGMKPTVLPPMPGAMVGTVPDSTYWAPELKQGLRRSLSEEDSQLKASIAIGTSLGDASDATALLSLDEQWNARKASGSQYSSMNADMFCCGYGASRRPGRTALSADSRPWAAATLFSDSAELINVEEWLLQADYSARSNAPGASKRFEHIRETILRLLENVSAVRIEGLDKVPPQPIVQLETPYGWVRPHQLSLGYRAMLSWVLDLASRMFERYPTSEDPLSEPAVVLVDEIDLHLHPRWQRDIVRFLSERFQRTQFIVTAHSPLIVQAAENANLVVLHRAPDDGDHVLIQNDPEIVRGWRVDQLLTSDLFGLTSARPPGFTKLLERRGELLEKATRTPEEEQELANIERELQSMPTGETPEDIDAGKTIRWFAEQLRKDTAHS; from the coding sequence TTGAACCAGCCGATGTATTTCGCGGAGCTCACTGTCGAAAACGTCCGTTGTTTCAGCTCGCGGCAGGTGCTCGATCTGCGTGATGGCAACGGCCGACTCGCCCAGTGGACGGTCATCCTGGGCGACAACGGGGTCGGCAAGACGACACTGCTGCAGTGCCTCTATGGCATGAAGCCGACCGTGCTGCCGCCCATGCCCGGTGCGATGGTCGGTACCGTCCCTGACTCCACCTACTGGGCCCCCGAGCTGAAACAAGGGCTTCGCCGGAGCTTGAGCGAGGAGGACAGTCAGCTCAAGGCCAGCATCGCCATCGGTACCTCTCTCGGCGATGCGAGCGATGCCACCGCGCTCCTGTCCCTGGACGAGCAGTGGAACGCGAGGAAGGCGAGCGGCTCCCAGTACAGCTCGATGAATGCCGACATGTTCTGCTGCGGGTATGGGGCCTCTCGGCGGCCCGGGCGGACCGCGCTCTCGGCGGACTCCCGGCCCTGGGCAGCCGCCACCCTCTTCTCCGACAGCGCCGAGCTCATCAATGTCGAGGAGTGGTTGCTCCAGGCGGACTACTCCGCTCGCTCGAACGCACCCGGGGCCAGCAAGCGGTTCGAGCACATCCGCGAGACCATCCTGCGACTCCTGGAGAACGTCTCCGCGGTTCGCATCGAGGGGCTCGACAAGGTGCCACCCCAGCCCATCGTGCAGCTGGAAACCCCGTATGGATGGGTGCGGCCGCACCAACTCAGCCTCGGCTACAGGGCCATGCTGAGCTGGGTCCTGGATCTCGCCAGCCGGATGTTCGAGCGCTATCCCACGAGTGAAGATCCACTCTCCGAGCCCGCGGTGGTCCTGGTCGATGAGATCGACCTGCACCTGCACCCCCGATGGCAGCGCGACATCGTGAGATTCCTGAGCGAGCGCTTCCAGAGGACCCAGTTCATCGTCACGGCCCACAGCCCCCTCATCGTCCAGGCAGCGGAGAACGCCAACCTGGTCGTCCTCCACCGTGCGCCCGACGATGGGGATCATGTCTTGATCCAGAACGACCCGGAGATCGTCCGGGGCTGGCGGGTCGACCAGCTCCTCACGAGCGACCTCTTCGGTCTCACGAGCGCACGTCCGCCAGGATTCACGAAGCTGCTCGAGCGCCGGGGTGAGCTGCTCGAGAAGGCAACACGTACCCCGGAGGAGGAGCAGGAGCTCGCCAACATCGAACGCGAGCTGCAGTCGATGCCGACGGGCGAGACGCCAGAGGACATCGATGCGGGCAAGACGATCCGATGGTTCGCCGAGCAGCTCCGAAAGGACACGGCCCACTCGTGA